Proteins encoded together in one Neobacillus sp. FSL H8-0543 window:
- the purF gene encoding amidophosphoribosyltransferase, with product MLTEIKGLNEECGVFGVWGHPDAAQLTYYGLHSLQHRGQEGTGIVVNDGKKLNVVKGEGLVSEIFTEGVMKELKGTSAIGHVRYATAGGGGYENVQPLLFHSQNGSLALAHNGNLVNANLLKHQLEAQGSIFQTSSDTEVLAHLMKRSGYSQPKDQVKNALSMLKGAYAYVIMTENEIMVALDPHGLRPLSLGCIGNAFVVASETCAFDVVGAEYIRDIMPGELLIINDKGLTSERFSVSSTRAICTMEYVYFSRPDSNIQGINVHTARKNMGKILAVEAPFEADVVTGVPDSSISAAIGYAEASGIPYEMGLIKNKYVGRTFIQPSQTLREQGVKMKLSAVRGVVEGKRVVMVDDSIVRGTTSKRIVRMLKEAGATEVHVVISSPPIKNPCFYGIDTSSKEELIASDKSVEEIRELIGADTLTFISTEGMMKAFGQTEADGTNGYCLACFNGKYPTEIYPDTLQYYYQKG from the coding sequence ATGCTTACTGAAATAAAGGGTTTAAATGAAGAGTGTGGAGTTTTTGGGGTTTGGGGACATCCGGACGCAGCCCAATTAACTTATTATGGACTGCATAGTCTTCAGCATCGTGGCCAAGAAGGCACTGGAATCGTCGTTAATGATGGAAAAAAGCTTAATGTGGTAAAAGGGGAAGGGTTAGTTTCTGAAATTTTTACCGAGGGGGTAATGAAGGAACTGAAAGGCACCTCTGCGATTGGGCATGTTCGCTATGCGACAGCAGGGGGCGGTGGCTATGAGAATGTACAGCCGTTACTCTTTCATTCGCAAAATGGCAGTCTTGCCCTTGCCCATAATGGTAATCTAGTAAATGCCAATTTGTTAAAGCACCAACTTGAAGCACAGGGAAGTATCTTTCAAACGAGCTCTGATACAGAAGTTTTAGCTCATTTAATGAAAAGAAGCGGGTATTCCCAGCCTAAGGACCAAGTGAAAAACGCCCTTTCGATGTTAAAAGGCGCTTATGCCTATGTGATTATGACGGAAAATGAAATAATGGTTGCGCTTGACCCACATGGTCTAAGACCGCTATCGCTTGGCTGCATAGGGAATGCATTTGTTGTTGCCTCAGAAACATGTGCTTTCGATGTCGTTGGAGCTGAATACATTCGTGACATCATGCCAGGAGAACTTTTGATTATAAATGACAAGGGTCTTACCTCAGAGAGGTTCTCTGTTAGTTCAACCAGAGCCATCTGTACAATGGAATATGTTTATTTTTCAAGGCCTGACAGTAATATCCAAGGAATCAATGTTCATACTGCACGAAAAAACATGGGGAAAATCCTTGCGGTCGAAGCACCTTTCGAAGCAGATGTCGTCACGGGTGTCCCTGATTCAAGTATTTCAGCGGCAATTGGCTATGCGGAAGCTTCAGGTATTCCATATGAAATGGGACTGATTAAGAACAAATATGTCGGTAGAACTTTTATACAGCCTTCACAAACACTACGGGAGCAAGGTGTGAAAATGAAGCTGTCTGCCGTTCGTGGTGTCGTCGAAGGAAAACGGGTGGTTATGGTTGATGATTCGATTGTTCGCGGGACCACTAGCAAAAGGATCGTGAGGATGTTAAAAGAGGCAGGAGCAACGGAAGTGCATGTCGTAATCAGCTCCCCGCCAATTAAAAATCCGTGTTTCTACGGGATTGATACATCTTCAAAGGAAGAATTGATTGCTTCCGATAAATCGGTTGAGGAAATTAGAGAACTGATTGGGGCCGATACATTAACGTTTATTAGCACGGAAGGTATGATGAAGGCATTTGGACAAACGGAAGCTGACGGAACGAATGGGTATTGCCTTGCTTGCTTTAATGGAAAATACCCGACTGAAATCTATCCAGACACATTACAGTACTACTATCAAAAGGGGTGA
- the purB gene encoding adenylosuccinate lyase produces the protein MIDRYTRPEMGAIWKDENRFNAWLEVEILACEAWSALGEIPKEDVQKLRKNASFNIERIKEIEEETRHDVVAFTRAVSETLGDERKWVHYGLTSTDVVDTALSYVLKQANIILQKDIENFIDILKHKAIEHKYTVMMGRTHGVHAEPTTFGLKLALWYEEMKRNLERFKQAAEGVEFGKISGAVGTYANIDPFVEQYVCEKLGLGRAPISTQTLQRDRHAHYMSTIALIATSIEKFAVEVRGLQKSETREVEEFFAKGQKGSSAMPHKRNPIGSENMTGIARVIRGYMLTAYENMPLWHERDISHSSAERIILPDATIGLNYMLNRFGNIIKNLTVYPENMKRNMDRTLGLIYSQRVLLALIDKGLSREEAYDTVQPKAMEAWENQVHFRGLVEEEAKIASLLTAEEIADCFDYSYHLQHVDTIFERLGLNG, from the coding sequence ATGATTGATCGTTATACAAGACCAGAAATGGGTGCAATTTGGAAGGATGAGAACCGCTTTAATGCATGGTTAGAGGTTGAAATCCTCGCATGTGAGGCATGGTCGGCCCTGGGAGAGATTCCAAAGGAGGATGTGCAAAAACTTCGCAAAAATGCTTCTTTTAATATTGAGAGGATAAAAGAGATTGAGGAGGAAACAAGACACGATGTTGTTGCGTTTACTCGAGCAGTATCAGAAACATTAGGTGACGAGCGCAAGTGGGTACACTATGGCCTAACCTCAACAGATGTAGTTGATACCGCACTATCCTATGTATTAAAACAGGCAAATATCATTTTACAAAAGGATATCGAAAACTTTATTGATATTTTAAAGCACAAGGCGATCGAACATAAATATACCGTGATGATGGGACGGACGCATGGGGTTCATGCGGAACCAACTACCTTTGGTCTAAAGCTTGCTCTGTGGTATGAAGAAATGAAACGTAATCTTGAACGCTTTAAACAAGCAGCAGAAGGTGTAGAGTTTGGAAAAATATCTGGGGCAGTTGGAACATATGCCAATATTGATCCGTTTGTAGAGCAGTATGTTTGTGAAAAATTAGGTCTAGGCAGGGCGCCAATCTCAACCCAAACATTACAGCGTGACCGCCATGCCCACTATATGTCGACGATTGCTCTGATTGCAACATCGATTGAAAAGTTCGCGGTGGAAGTTCGCGGTTTGCAAAAAAGTGAAACGCGTGAGGTGGAAGAGTTCTTTGCCAAAGGACAAAAGGGTTCCTCGGCCATGCCGCATAAAAGGAATCCGATCGGTTCTGAAAATATGACAGGGATTGCCCGTGTGATCCGCGGCTATATGCTGACGGCTTATGAGAATATGCCGCTTTGGCATGAGCGTGATATTTCACATTCTTCAGCGGAAAGAATTATCCTTCCTGATGCGACAATTGGCTTGAATTATATGTTGAATCGGTTTGGGAATATCATTAAAAATCTAACTGTTTATCCGGAAAATATGAAACGAAATATGGATCGGACACTTGGATTAATCTATTCTCAGCGTGTGCTCCTAGCGCTAATTGATAAGGGTTTATCCCGTGAAGAGGCCTATGATACTGTGCAACCAAAAGCAATGGAGGCGTGGGAGAATCAAGTCCACTTCCGCGGCTTGGTGGAAGAGGAAGCTAAAATAGCAAGCCTGCTGACGGCGGAAGAAATTGCCGACTGTTTTGATTACAGCTATCACCTTCAGCATGTCGATACGATTTTTGAAAGATTAGGGTTGAATGGGTAA
- the purS gene encoding phosphoribosylformylglycinamidine synthase subunit PurS, translating into MYKVKVYVTLRESVLDPQGKAVTHSLHALDYPEVADVRIGKYMELTIEKSTRDINEVVNDICTKLLANPVIEDYRYEVEECVPQ; encoded by the coding sequence ATGTATAAGGTGAAGGTGTACGTAACGTTAAGAGAAAGTGTCTTGGATCCACAGGGGAAGGCAGTGACCCATTCTTTGCATGCGTTAGATTATCCAGAAGTCGCTGATGTTCGAATCGGTAAATATATGGAATTAACCATTGAAAAATCAACCCGTGACATAAACGAGGTAGTTAATGATATATGTACAAAGCTGTTAGCCAATCCAGTTATTGAAGACTATCGTTACGAAGTAGAGGAGTGTGTTCCCCAGTGA
- the purE gene encoding 5-(carboxyamino)imidazole ribonucleotide mutase: MDANVAVIMGSKSDWETMKHACEILDQLEVSYEKKVISAHRTPDLMFEFAETARMRGIKVIIAGAGGAAHLPGMVAAKTTLPVIGVPVQSKALNGFDSLLSIVQMPAGVPVATVAIGKAGATNAGLLAAQILATTDLDLAERMEQVRLNSKIKVMESSDELV; the protein is encoded by the coding sequence ATGGATGCGAATGTGGCAGTGATTATGGGAAGCAAATCAGATTGGGAAACGATGAAACATGCATGTGAAATCCTTGATCAGCTTGAGGTTTCATATGAGAAAAAGGTGATTTCTGCCCACAGGACACCTGACTTGATGTTTGAATTTGCCGAGACTGCTAGAATGCGAGGAATTAAGGTAATTATCGCAGGAGCGGGGGGTGCTGCACATTTACCTGGAATGGTAGCAGCGAAAACCACACTTCCTGTCATTGGTGTGCCGGTACAATCAAAGGCATTGAATGGTTTCGACTCGTTACTATCGATTGTACAAATGCCAGCGGGTGTACCTGTGGCTACTGTTGCTATTGGAAAGGCTGGGGCAACAAATGCTGGACTGCTTGCAGCGCAAATCTTAGCGACAACCGACCTGGATTTGGCAGAGAGAATGGAACAAGTTCGGCTTAATTCCAAAATAAAGGTAATGGAAAGCAGTGATGAGCTTGTCTAA
- a CDS encoding NETI motif-containing protein: protein MSKSKKKMQFEVQENETIDACLERMKKQGYVPVCRTEKPVFQEIKKDGETSYEPVGREIIFEGVKSE from the coding sequence ATGAGTAAAAGCAAAAAGAAAATGCAATTTGAAGTTCAAGAAAATGAAACGATTGATGCTTGTTTAGAGCGTATGAAAAAACAGGGATATGTTCCTGTATGTCGGACAGAAAAGCCTGTTTTTCAGGAGATAAAAAAAGATGGTGAAACTTCCTATGAACCTGTGGGGAGAGAAATTATTTTCGAAGGAGTGAAAAGTGAGTAA
- the purK gene encoding 5-(carboxyamino)imidazole ribonucleotide synthase: protein MSLSKQVILPGQTIGIIGGGQLGRMMALSAKSMGYRIAVLDPVNDSPCGQVADVKIIGAYDDFEAISKLAEISDCITYEFENIDASSLEWLCSHANVPQGRELLEITQNRIKEKIAIEVAGGQVAPYAVIHSLKDIKEAIQQLGVPAVLKTARGGYDGKGQAVIHSENEIENALNLLEHGECIMEKWIPFKKEISVIITRSSDGQTAVFPVAENIHHDNILHQTIVPARISKKAEDLAIQSAAMLANAFGLVGTLAVEMFLTEEDTIYINELAPRPHNSGHYSIEACETSQFEQHIRAVCHLPLGSTRLLKPAVMVNILGEHQSAVLERMSEFTDWKIHFYGKNDPKRKRKMGHITILFDSVETAIEEVKNSCIWEEKSLEAKG from the coding sequence ATGAGCTTGTCTAAACAGGTAATTTTACCAGGGCAAACAATTGGGATTATTGGCGGCGGACAGTTAGGGCGAATGATGGCACTCTCAGCAAAGTCGATGGGCTATCGGATTGCTGTTCTTGACCCTGTTAACGATTCACCCTGCGGTCAAGTGGCGGATGTGAAAATTATCGGGGCATACGATGACTTCGAGGCTATTAGTAAACTAGCTGAGATAAGCGATTGTATCACCTACGAATTTGAAAATATTGACGCCTCATCCCTTGAATGGCTTTGTAGCCATGCGAATGTGCCACAGGGAAGGGAATTGCTTGAAATCACCCAGAATCGAATCAAGGAAAAGATTGCTATAGAAGTTGCTGGCGGACAGGTAGCGCCGTATGCGGTGATTCATTCGCTTAAAGACATAAAGGAAGCCATTCAGCAGTTAGGGGTTCCTGCTGTGTTAAAAACAGCTCGGGGTGGCTATGATGGAAAAGGCCAGGCGGTGATACACAGTGAAAACGAGATTGAAAATGCTTTAAATCTCCTTGAACATGGGGAATGCATCATGGAGAAATGGATTCCTTTTAAGAAAGAAATTTCTGTAATCATAACCAGAAGTTCCGATGGGCAAACGGCAGTTTTTCCAGTCGCAGAGAATATCCATCATGATAATATTCTGCATCAAACGATTGTCCCCGCAAGAATAAGTAAAAAAGCGGAGGATTTAGCCATTCAATCGGCTGCCATGCTTGCTAATGCGTTTGGGCTGGTTGGGACGCTGGCTGTAGAAATGTTTTTAACAGAAGAAGATACGATTTACATAAATGAGCTTGCGCCAAGACCGCATAATTCCGGGCATTATTCGATTGAAGCCTGTGAAACTTCGCAATTTGAACAGCATATCCGGGCCGTATGTCATTTGCCGCTTGGAAGTACGAGGCTATTAAAACCGGCAGTTATGGTCAATATATTAGGAGAACACCAATCAGCAGTTTTGGAAAGAATGTCGGAATTTACCGATTGGAAGATTCACTTTTACGGTAAAAATGACCCTAAACGTAAGAGGAAGATGGGGCACATAACCATCCTTTTCGATTCTGTTGAAACAGCAATCGAAGAGGTTAAGAACAGTTGTATATGGGAAGAAAAAAGTTTGGAGGCAAAAGGATGA
- the purC gene encoding phosphoribosylaminoimidazolesuccinocarboxamide synthase yields the protein MKELLYEGKAKRIYKTDDEQTVLIEYKDSATAYNGQKKADIGGKGRLNNEITSLLFLMLKDNGIKSHFIEQISATEQLVKKVTIIPLEVVVRNVAAGSLSTRLGIEEGKELSTPIVEFYLKDDVLGDPLVTVDHIFELKLATAEELTILKMKALEINTVLSSFFLELGIRLIDFKLEFGKDHAGTIMLADEISPDTCRLWDLKTNEKLDKDVFRRDLGSLTEAYETILMRIGGNQHV from the coding sequence TTGAAAGAACTTCTATATGAAGGCAAGGCGAAGCGAATTTATAAAACGGATGACGAGCAGACGGTATTAATTGAATATAAGGATTCAGCGACCGCCTACAATGGACAAAAGAAGGCAGATATTGGCGGCAAGGGACGACTGAATAATGAGATTACTAGTCTATTATTTTTAATGTTAAAAGATAACGGGATTAAATCCCACTTTATTGAACAGATTTCGGCAACTGAACAGCTTGTTAAAAAAGTGACCATTATCCCGCTCGAAGTTGTCGTCAGAAATGTTGCTGCTGGTAGTCTCTCAACTAGATTGGGTATCGAAGAAGGAAAGGAATTATCAACCCCAATCGTCGAGTTTTACTTGAAAGATGATGTATTAGGAGATCCGCTTGTAACCGTTGATCATATTTTTGAACTCAAATTGGCAACGGCTGAAGAACTGACTATTTTGAAGATGAAGGCCCTAGAAATAAATACAGTTTTATCAAGCTTTTTTTTAGAGCTTGGCATTCGACTCATTGATTTTAAACTGGAGTTTGGTAAGGATCATGCTGGCACGATCATGCTAGCTGATGAGATTTCACCGGACACCTGCAGATTATGGGACCTAAAGACAAATGAAAAGCTCGATAAGGATGTATTTCGTCGTGATTTAGGCAGTTTAACAGAAGCCTATGAAACAATTTTAATGAGAATTGGGGGAAATCAGCATGTATAA
- the purM gene encoding phosphoribosylformylglycinamidine cyclo-ligase — translation MANAYKQAGVDIEAGYEAVLRMKKHVNKTARMGVIGGLGGFGGMFDLSSLNLKEPVLVSGTDGVGTKLMLAFMMDRHDTIGIDAVAMCVNDIVVQGAEPLFFLDYIATGKANPEKIEAIVKGVADGCEQAGCALIGGETAEMPGLYDDQEYDLAGFSVGACEKSQVITGESIKSGDVLIGLASSGIHSNGYSLVRKVFEDWTLTQYVDELGCSLGEELLKPTKIYVKPILSALKKYPIKGMAHITGGGFIENIPRMLPDGLGAELDEDRWIIPPVFPLMAKVGQIDWQEMYNIFNMGIGMVLTVDQEHASEVVEHFRQSGESAFEIGVVTENQGVTIGAGR, via the coding sequence TTGGCAAATGCATATAAGCAAGCTGGCGTAGATATTGAAGCCGGTTATGAAGCCGTTTTGAGAATGAAAAAACATGTGAATAAAACAGCTCGAATGGGTGTGATAGGCGGCTTAGGTGGATTTGGGGGTATGTTTGATTTATCCTCGCTTAACTTAAAGGAGCCGGTTCTTGTATCGGGCACAGATGGGGTTGGAACGAAACTGATGCTTGCCTTTATGATGGATCGTCATGATACGATTGGCATCGATGCGGTAGCTATGTGTGTCAATGATATCGTTGTTCAGGGTGCTGAGCCTTTATTCTTTTTAGATTATATTGCTACCGGTAAAGCCAATCCGGAAAAGATTGAGGCAATTGTCAAAGGAGTTGCAGACGGCTGCGAACAGGCAGGCTGTGCGTTAATCGGCGGGGAAACAGCAGAAATGCCTGGACTCTATGATGATCAGGAATACGATCTCGCGGGGTTTTCTGTCGGTGCCTGCGAAAAATCGCAAGTAATTACAGGTGAATCAATCAAATCAGGGGATGTGCTGATTGGCTTGGCATCAAGTGGAATTCACAGCAATGGCTATTCGCTCGTACGTAAGGTGTTTGAAGACTGGACGCTTACCCAGTATGTAGATGAACTCGGCTGTAGCTTGGGCGAAGAGTTACTCAAACCAACGAAGATTTATGTGAAACCAATCCTTTCTGCTTTAAAAAAATACCCTATTAAAGGGATGGCCCATATCACTGGCGGCGGTTTTATTGAGAATATCCCGCGGATGCTTCCTGATGGCTTAGGAGCAGAACTGGATGAAGACCGCTGGATTATTCCACCTGTGTTTCCGTTAATGGCTAAGGTGGGACAAATTGACTGGCAGGAAATGTATAATATTTTCAATATGGGCATCGGCATGGTTCTTACAGTCGATCAGGAGCATGCTAGTGAAGTGGTTGAACATTTTAGACAATCAGGGGAAAGTGCCTTTGAAATCGGGGTCGTTACTGAAAATCAAGGGGTAACCATTGGTGCTGGCCGATGA
- a CDS encoding DUF5698 domain-containing protein: MVAIILIINIVYVSFFTIRMILTLKGQRYLAASLSMIEVVIYILGLGLVLNNLDEIQNVIAYAVGYGIGVIVGMKIEEKLALGYITVNVITKEYDKELPKVLREKGYGVTNWETSGLEGNRMALQILTPRKFELKLYDLIKTLDPKAFIIVYEPKSIHGGFWVKSVKRGKLFK; this comes from the coding sequence ATGGTCGCGATTATTTTAATTATAAATATTGTTTATGTATCATTTTTTACAATAAGAATGATTTTAACATTAAAGGGCCAGCGTTATTTAGCAGCATCCCTTAGCATGATTGAAGTGGTTATTTATATACTAGGACTTGGACTGGTTTTAAATAACCTTGATGAGATTCAAAATGTGATTGCTTATGCAGTCGGTTATGGGATTGGTGTTATTGTCGGAATGAAGATTGAAGAAAAGCTTGCATTAGGTTATATTACCGTCAATGTGATTACCAAGGAATATGACAAAGAATTGCCTAAAGTGTTAAGAGAAAAAGGCTATGGGGTAACGAACTGGGAAACAAGTGGCCTTGAAGGTAATCGGATGGCGCTGCAGATTTTAACGCCACGGAAATTCGAATTAAAATTGTATGATTTGATTAAGACGTTGGATCCAAAAGCATTTATTATTGTCTATGAGCCAAAATCGATACATGGCGGTTTCTGGGTAAAGTCTGTGAAAAGAGGGAAATTATTTAAATGA
- the purL gene encoding phosphoribosylformylglycinamidine synthase subunit PurL encodes MLLTLEPNPEQIKAEKVYQQMGLSDDEFAMVEKILGRTPNYTETGLFAVMWSEHCSYKNSKPILKKFPVTGERVLQGPGEGAGIVDIGDGQAVVFKIESHNHPSAIEPYQGAATGVGGIVRDVFSMGARPIALLNSLRFGELDSARVRYLFKEVVAGIAGYGNCIGIPTVGGEIQFDPSYEGNPLVNAMCVGLIDHKDIQKGQAHGEGNTVMYVGAKTGRDGIHGATFASEELTEQSEENRPAVQVGDPFMEKLLLEACLELIHNDALVGIQDMGAAGLVSSSAEMASKAGMGMEMNLDAVPQRETGMTAYEMMLSESQERMLIVVKKGREQEIVDLFAKYGLEAVGIGTVTKDKQLRLIHNGEIVADVPADALAEEAPVYYKPSKEPNYFAEFQAMENTIPQVDDLKATLLKILRQPTVASKEWVYQQYDYMVRTNTVVAPGSDASVVRIRGTRKALAMTVDCNSRYVYLDPEMGGKIAVAEAARNIICSGAEPLAITDNLNFGNPEKPEVFWQIEKAADGMSEACRTLNTPVIGGNVSLYNETSGTAIYPTPVVGMVGLVTDLDHITTQQFKNSGDLIYLVGEAKDEFGGSELQKLMYGEIFGKAPEIDMIIEKERQDQLLAAIRTGLVQSAHDLSEGGLAVAVAESLFTNDTKLGAEISIEGNPVTALFSETQSRFLVTIKKEHQMEFERIVAAKLIGEVNDSSTLRIISETETILEGSVNEFQDAWKGAIPCLLK; translated from the coding sequence ATGTTGTTAACGCTTGAACCAAATCCAGAACAGATTAAAGCAGAAAAAGTATATCAGCAAATGGGTTTATCCGATGATGAATTTGCAATGGTTGAAAAAATATTAGGACGCACGCCAAATTATACAGAAACAGGCTTGTTTGCGGTCATGTGGTCAGAACACTGTAGCTACAAAAACTCAAAGCCCATTCTTAAAAAGTTTCCAGTCACTGGTGAAAGAGTTCTGCAAGGACCTGGTGAAGGGGCGGGTATTGTTGATATCGGTGATGGGCAGGCGGTTGTTTTTAAAATTGAAAGCCATAACCATCCTTCTGCTATTGAACCATACCAAGGAGCGGCTACTGGTGTAGGCGGGATTGTCCGTGATGTGTTTTCAATGGGAGCTCGTCCGATTGCTCTGTTAAACTCTCTTCGTTTTGGTGAACTCGATTCGGCCAGGGTCCGTTATTTGTTTAAGGAAGTAGTTGCCGGGATAGCTGGATATGGCAACTGCATTGGCATTCCGACGGTGGGCGGCGAAATTCAATTTGATCCGAGCTATGAAGGGAATCCGTTAGTTAATGCCATGTGTGTTGGGTTAATTGACCATAAGGATATTCAAAAAGGGCAGGCACATGGAGAAGGCAATACGGTTATGTATGTCGGTGCTAAGACAGGTCGGGACGGGATTCATGGTGCCACTTTTGCTTCCGAGGAATTAACGGAACAATCCGAGGAAAATCGTCCCGCAGTTCAGGTCGGCGATCCGTTTATGGAGAAGCTCCTGTTAGAGGCATGTTTAGAATTGATCCATAATGATGCATTGGTTGGGATTCAGGATATGGGTGCCGCTGGTCTTGTGAGTTCTTCTGCTGAAATGGCAAGTAAAGCAGGAATGGGAATGGAAATGAATTTAGATGCTGTTCCACAACGGGAAACTGGGATGACAGCCTATGAAATGATGCTTTCCGAATCACAGGAGAGAATGCTCATTGTTGTAAAAAAGGGAAGAGAACAGGAGATCGTAGATCTTTTTGCAAAATATGGTTTAGAGGCCGTGGGAATTGGCACGGTAACGAAAGATAAACAGCTACGCTTAATCCATAATGGAGAAATTGTCGCGGATGTACCTGCAGATGCATTAGCTGAGGAAGCACCGGTTTATTATAAACCCTCGAAGGAACCGAACTATTTTGCGGAATTCCAAGCGATGGAGAATACAATTCCTCAAGTAGACGACTTGAAAGCGACTCTTTTAAAAATCTTGAGGCAGCCAACTGTTGCCAGCAAGGAATGGGTTTATCAGCAATACGATTACATGGTACGGACAAATACAGTAGTAGCTCCGGGATCAGATGCATCGGTCGTGCGCATTCGAGGAACGCGTAAAGCCTTAGCGATGACAGTTGATTGTAATTCTCGCTATGTTTATTTGGATCCTGAAATGGGCGGGAAAATTGCTGTTGCAGAGGCAGCACGCAATATCATCTGTTCAGGAGCGGAACCATTAGCGATTACCGATAATCTTAATTTTGGAAATCCGGAAAAGCCGGAAGTATTTTGGCAGATTGAAAAAGCGGCAGATGGTATGAGTGAGGCGTGCCGAACGCTAAATACACCAGTAATTGGCGGAAATGTATCTTTATACAATGAAACGAGTGGTACAGCCATTTATCCAACACCAGTCGTTGGAATGGTGGGGTTAGTGACTGACCTAGACCATATTACAACACAGCAGTTTAAAAATAGCGGTGACCTTATTTATTTAGTAGGGGAAGCAAAGGATGAGTTTGGCGGCAGTGAGCTGCAAAAATTGATGTATGGGGAGATTTTCGGTAAGGCACCGGAAATTGACATGATTATCGAAAAAGAAAGACAGGATCAACTTTTAGCAGCGATTCGTACGGGATTGGTTCAATCTGCTCACGACCTATCAGAAGGCGGATTAGCAGTAGCAGTAGCAGAATCATTATTCACGAATGATACAAAGCTAGGTGCAGAAATAAGTATAGAAGGAAATCCTGTTACAGCTTTATTTAGTGAAACGCAATCTCGCTTTCTGGTAACGATTAAAAAGGAACATCAAATGGAGTTTGAAAGAATAGTAGCTGCAAAGCTGATTGGTGAAGTAAATGATTCATCGACTTTACGAATCATTTCCGAAACAGAAACAATTCTCGAAGGTTCAGTTAATGAATTCCAGGATGCCTGGAAAGGAGCTATCCCATGCTTACTGAAATAA
- the purQ gene encoding phosphoribosylformylglycinamidine synthase subunit PurQ: protein MKFAVIVFPGSNCDIDMYHAIKDELGEQVEYVWHDTESLDEFDAILLPGGFSYGDYLRTGAIARFSKVMKAVVKAAEAGKPILGVCNGFQILLEAGLLPGAMRRNESLTFICKPVNLTVENHQTMFSSSFSQGETITVPVAHGEGNYYCDELTLANLKANNQIVFSYQENPNGSLENIAGIVNEKGNVIGMMPHPERAVDELLGGADGLKLFQSIVKTWREANVVNA, encoded by the coding sequence GTGAAGTTTGCGGTAATCGTCTTTCCAGGGTCTAACTGTGATATCGATATGTACCATGCGATTAAAGATGAGCTTGGTGAGCAGGTGGAATACGTCTGGCATGATACCGAGAGCTTAGATGAATTTGATGCAATTCTACTGCCTGGCGGGTTTTCCTATGGTGATTACCTAAGAACAGGAGCGATTGCCCGCTTTAGTAAGGTAATGAAAGCAGTGGTAAAAGCTGCCGAGGCTGGAAAGCCAATTCTTGGGGTGTGCAATGGATTTCAAATTCTTCTAGAAGCAGGGTTACTGCCAGGAGCGATGAGGCGAAATGAAAGTCTGACATTCATTTGTAAACCAGTAAACTTAACGGTAGAGAATCATCAAACCATGTTTTCATCCTCTTTTTCACAAGGGGAAACAATCACCGTTCCAGTTGCTCACGGTGAAGGAAACTATTACTGTGACGAATTAACTCTGGCCAATTTAAAGGCAAATAATCAAATTGTGTTCTCATACCAAGAAAATCCAAATGGCAGTCTTGAAAATATAGCTGGAATTGTTAATGAAAAAGGAAACGTAATCGGAATGATGCCCCATCCTGAAAGAGCAGTGGATGAGCTTTTGGGCGGTGCTGACGGATTGAAATTATTTCAATCAATTGTAAAGACTTGGAGGGAAGCAAATGTTGTTAACGCTTGA